The following DNA comes from Mycolicibacterium aromaticivorans JS19b1 = JCM 16368.
GTGCACCCAGCCGACATGGCAGCACATGTGATCAAGACACTCGTGGGGCGCCACGACATCGATCCGGCGGCCATCGACGACGTCATCCTCGGCTGCCTGGACAACATCGGCTCCCAGGCCGGCGACATCGCCCGCACCGCCGCACTGGCCGCGGGCCTGCCCGAGTCGGTACCCGGCGTGACGATCGACCGTCAGTGCGGATCTGCCCAGCAGGCAGTGCATTTCGCGGCGCAGGGCGTGATGAGCGGGACAGCCGATCTCATCCTCGCCGGCGGCGTGCAGAAGATGAGCCAGTATCCGATCCTCAGCGCCTTCGGCGCGGGTGAGCCGTTCGGATCGGTGGATCCGTGGTCCGGCTGCCAGGGTTGGCTGGACCGCTATGGCGACCAGGAGATCTCCCAGTTCCGCGGAGCGGAGATGATCGCAAGCCAGTGGAAGCTGTCGCGCGAGGACAACGAACGGTTCGCCTACACCAGTCATCAGCGCGCGCTCGCCGCGATCGCCGACGGCCGCTTCGAGCGGGAGATCACCCCCATCGCCGGCATCAGCGTCGATGAAGGCCCCCGCGCCGACACCTCGCTGGAGAAGATGGCCGGCCTGCCGACGCTGGTCGAAGGAGGGGTGCTCACGGCCGCTGTGGCCAGCCAGATCTCCGATGGCGCAGCCGGACTGCTGATCGCCTCCCAGGCGGCCGTCGACCGGTTCGATTTGACTCCCCGTGCCCGGATTCACCACATGTCAGTGCGCGGCGCCGACCCGGTCATGATGCTCACCGCTCCCATCCCCGCGACGCAGCATGCCTTGAAGCGCACCGGAATGTCGATCGCCGACATCGACGCCGTCGAAATCAACGAGGCCTTCGCTCCGGTTGTGTTGGCGTGGCTGGCGGAGATCGACGCGGACCCGGAGACCGTCAACCCGAACGGCGGTGCCATTGCGCTGGGCCATCCGATCGGATGTACCGGAGCACGGCTGATGACGTCCCTGTTGCACGAGCTGGAGCGCACCGGCGGCCGTTACGGTCTGCAGACGATGTGCGAAGGCGGCGGACAGGCCAACGTCACGATCATCGAACGGCTCTGAGATGCAACGTTCGTTGTACGGCCCCGACCATGAGGCCTATCGGGCGACCGTGCGGGAGTTCCTGGCCCGCGAAGTCGTTCCGCATCAACAGGACTGGGACGAACACCGGTGGATTGACCGTTCGGTGTTCGCGCGCGCGGCCGAGGCGGGCATCTACGCGCTGCAGATCGGTGAGCAATACGGCGGCGCAGGCGAACCCGACTACCGTTACCGCCTGGTGGTGTGCGAAGAGGTCGCGGAGGTCAACGCGCTGTCCTTCGGCGTGACCATCAGTCTGCAGGACGACCTCGTGCTGCACTATCTTCTCGACCTCACCAATGACGAGCAGAAGCAACGCTGGCTTCCCGGGTTCGCTGCCGGCGAGGTCATCGGTGCACTGGCAATGACCGAGCCCGGCGCCGGTAGCGACCTACGCGGCATCCGCACCACCGCCCAGCGCGACGGTGATCACTGGATTCTCAACGGCCAGAAGACCTTCATCTCGAGCGGAATCATGGCCGACCTCGTCGTGGTGGCCGCTCGCACCGACAGCACCGGCGGATCCGGCGATCTGAGCCTCTTCGTGGTGGAACGGGACACCCCGGGGTTCGAACGCGGACGCAAGCTCGACAAGATCGGCTTGCCCGGCCAGGACACCGCCGAACTGTTCTTCCACGACGCACTCGTTCCCTCCGCCAACCTGCTCGGCGAGCCCGGTCGGGGCCTGCAGTATCTGATGAGTCACCTGCCACGCGAGCGCCTCGGGGTGACCGCCGAGGCCATCGCCACCACCCGAGCGATTTTCGAGCTGACCGTGGACTACTGCCAGTCCCGCCAGGCATTCGGCGGACCACTGACCGACAAGCAACATGTGCGCTTCGAACTGGCCGAGATGGGCACCGAGATCGACATCGTCCAGGCCTACGTGGACTCCTCCGTGATGGCCTACAACGCAGGCGAATTGACACCCGTAGACGCCGCCAAAGGCAAGTGGTACGTCAGCGAGTTGCAGAAGCGCGTGATCGACCGTTGCCTGCAGTTGCACGGCGGCTACGGTTACATGACCGAATATCCTGTCGCACGAGCGTATCTGGACACCCGGGTCAAGACGATCTACGGCGGAACCACCGAAATCATGAAAGAAATCATCGGCCGCGAGATCGCCGCGTCTGTCCGTAAGCGCCGGTCGCTAGCCGGGATCCTGGGCAGCAGCGGCTCGTTCGCCGGCGGCGATCGCGACCAATTCGCTTGCGTCGGTGAACTTCACCCTGGGCCGTGCGCTGTCGGCTGCTCGCGCCCGCTCGGCGGTATCGATTGCCTGCCAACCGTGCCAGTCGACGACGGGGACGCTCCTGGAGGCTAGTAGCGCATCCACGTCACGGTTCGTGCCGACGCGCCGCGTGAGTCGGCCCGCCGTGAAATCCTCGAACAGCGCGTTGACCGTCTCGTGGGCGCATCCGCGGTTGGTGCCGATGACCCCGCGTGGACCCCGCTTGATCCAGCCGGTGGCATACACACCGGACACAATCTCCCCGCCGGCCATGACCCGGCCGCCGTCGTTGGGCACCACCCCGCGCGCGGCATCGAAGGGCAGATCCGCGATCGGTGCGCCGCGGTAGCCGATCGACCGCAACACCAGGGAGGTCTCGATGGTGCCCTCCGCCTCTCCCGTCCGCACTCGCAGGCCTTCCACGCGGCTCGCGCCGACGAACTCGACAGGCGCGGTGGAG
Coding sequences within:
- a CDS encoding acetyl-CoA C-acetyltransferase; protein product: MTEAYIIDAVRTPVGKRKGGLAGVHPADMAAHVIKTLVGRHDIDPAAIDDVILGCLDNIGSQAGDIARTAALAAGLPESVPGVTIDRQCGSAQQAVHFAAQGVMSGTADLILAGGVQKMSQYPILSAFGAGEPFGSVDPWSGCQGWLDRYGDQEISQFRGAEMIASQWKLSREDNERFAYTSHQRALAAIADGRFEREITPIAGISVDEGPRADTSLEKMAGLPTLVEGGVLTAAVASQISDGAAGLLIASQAAVDRFDLTPRARIHHMSVRGADPVMMLTAPIPATQHALKRTGMSIADIDAVEINEAFAPVVLAWLAEIDADPETVNPNGGAIALGHPIGCTGARLMTSLLHELERTGGRYGLQTMCEGGGQANVTIIERL